The DNA sequence TGtatgttctgaaaaaaaagaaggtGGAAGGGGCCATTTTCTACGGTTTTGTATGTTTTGTTCATTGCATGGCATACATTATTTTTAGCAAGACAGTCTCTGGAAACCAGGAAGACCTTTTATAATAGCAATTTTTGTGATATACCCTTTTCAAACTGGGGGTAGTGGGTAAGTGAAACACCCATATATGATATAGGAATCTCTAAACCCATATAAAATGCTACTAGCTGAGGTTTATGAATTCGCTGCGGAAGACAGTTGCAGTATAAGACTTCAAACGACATAATTTACGGAATAGAATGTAGCTGTTTACGGGGGAAATATGATGAGGGCACCAGACCATCAGGTGTTATATTTTGTTCGTAATACTCTATTTCGAGTAATTTATAAGGTGTGTTGGGTacatatgtttacatttttaatgatttGACTGCTGTAAAAGTATCATTTGCATAAAATTGCTACTTCAGCTCTAtggcctccgtggcagagtgggtaaggtcgctggcttcgaatcacTTACCCAAACTTTGCGTAGGGTGTATAATACTTTCATGCAAGGAAGTCATACAGCagacttacagaaggtcggttgttctatcCAGCTTCCGCCATTATCAAATCTTGGATAAAATTTGATCTGTGACGTTAACGTACCCCTCACTCACACCACCTCcacaaaaaatcaacaacaaatagCTTGACAAAGCAGAATGGATACTACAGAGGTAAAGACATCTGTTGTGGGCTAGGCACACCCTCTATTACCCGATGTGCTTAaccgttgttttttttctgatttaatgtACTATATCGGTCAGGATTTATTCTATTGTTTATTTAGGCATTCGCATGTATCCAAATCATAAATGACGTTACATGGAAGACGACGAAATGAAAAGGTATAGATACGAATACTAACACCACTCAATGTGTATCATTTCGTGTGATGCGGGTAAATTGTCGCTTTCATTCCAGGTGCGGAATTTCGTGGATGCGTGGTGTCTACAACTGTGTTAGCAGTGATGTCTACAGTAGTGTTATAGTGATCTAACCTGCAAAACTAGTACATTTTTTCGCGCTTGTCATATAAATAAGATATTCAGCTGACgaaaaattaacaaatacattaataaataattcttaaaaaataaaatgctacaaaatggtaTACTTCACTTTTATTATGATGAAATATATCTACACAATATTGAGAGCCCTCTCGATTAAGGTCACACATTTTGATTTATTAGCTTTCgaccaaaatatcaaacatttcgTCGTCTGCAGGTATATAAAAGTAGTTCAGACACAATGAGTATATacaattatatacaatatatactgGACTGTACTattgcatgtacatgtacatttataacaAGACAGACTTCAAGGCagacaaaatattttgacataatatttTCTCTTGTCTAGTTAAGCAACACTCTCTGTTTTTTTCCACCTTTGTAATGTAAACAAAGTACCTCGTACCTGATAAGAAAAGGCAGATAAAATGTTTAGTACGTTATATGATAATGAGAATAAAAAGTGAGTGAACAATCCCTATAATGGCATATTGGTGActgaaaaacacacacacacaaatacacaGTGCATCAGTTTTCTCCGTTTGATATGCGTTTAACTGAGTTTCTTAATTAGTATGAAGCAGAGTTCCAGAGAATGTGTTCCATCTGCCAGAATCTTGATCAATGACATTGCCTGATTGGGTATACAACACTTGGATCCCAACCCTCTGACCAGTAGTGAGGACTTCAACAGTAACAGCTGAGTGGCAAGCATTGTTGGCTGAATTCCGGAATATTACAGGTGCCGTCTTCGTGTCATCCACCATGATATCAATATACAAATTCTTTCCAGAGGACAAACAAAAGATAACATTAAACATGTATGTTCCATTAATAGGTGCGGTGAATATACCACTTCTGGGGTCATAGGCGTCGCCCTCATTCAACGCTGTTGTAGGGAAAACAATGTAAACTCCCTTAGTAACAGACATGTCTGAATTAAGGCGTGCCTTGAACGCTATCTTCGGTATTGTTGATGCTTCTGAAAAGAAGATTATGATTACTTAAATGCcaactacatttgtatatattttcttaactTCATATATAATGGATAACATTACCGGACATAGTTCAATTTTGAAGTTACTTGTTTATAGTTTGGATGATCATTAGAATGATTTCTCTTCTGACTGTTTGGTATAAAATATACATCTGACACTGAGAATATATTATAGAAAAGAAGTGAAGTATTGATATTTATGAAAACTTaagtaataataatactaataacaATAAcgatgataatagtaataataatagtaataatgataatttgataaattaattaaattgaatGCAATTGAACAAGGCTGCTTTGGTATACTGGCTTTGTTCATACTCTCAAAAGCATCTGAGACATTTAACCTCGTTCAAACCCTGCTACTTTTTAAGGTTTAACTTACTTAATTTCACTTACTAATTGTTTTATACCAAAGTCAAAACTTAAATAATATCTCTAATTTGTAATACTAGCAAACACGCCAGGTAtacaaaaaaatttacaaattatatgGGTTCTTCATATGATCAAGTTGCTTTTATCTTCGAACTTACGAATTAACGCACGTTACTTGAACTTGGActtagtattgttatatttttggtccttTTGGGATCACGCTGTTTATTCAATATTTCTGAATGAAAGACAGAGTTCAGCATAAAAGCCGTTCGTAAACAGGCACAATCTTATCGAGTCTGCTATTGGTTGTGAGCATCTTCTTACAGATAACATTTTAAACGATTGACgtatctaaaatatattttagtgttgtatttattaacaaattggtcatatgttttaatacttCAAAAAGCATGATATAACGGATTTGTTTTCATCCGTAGTTACTTTATATCTAAATTCTAGCTTTCCTGTActtatataatttaaatgtacCGTGAAAATTGTGATATTTGCCCGGTTAGTGAAATAGTCAATGAAACTGCTCTAGAAGTTTTTAATGACCGTATGTAACAGCTTGAAATAATACCTGCAACATCTTCAACTCTTTTCAGCATTTTTCCAACAGTGTCTGTCATTTTCTGCTCAAACGCGGCAGACTTTTCTTCAAGTTTGCTTTTAATCTCAGCCACACTTTGGTCCAAGGTTTCTAGAGCAGTGGCTACCTCAGTCTTAGATTTTGCCATGCTCTTAACTCTTTCAAGACCTTCAATTTTCATTCTTTCCATCTGGTATTCCATTCTAACTAATTTCTCCAGAatcttttcttcaaaatcataTTTTGAGCAGTGCGGTTCCTCCGCTATTACAGTCAGAAACATTGCGCACAACACAACGTAAGAAATCATAACTAAGACTTCACGTTAAAGTTTCCAAGTACAGCTGCCACAAAGAAATGATTTGAGTTTGTAAAACACTTGGTTAAAAACTAGATACAATGAAAGGGTCCGTTCAAAAAGTTTTTAGTTTCATCTATTAGAATAGTAGGCATACTCTCCCTGTTAAAAGCTAGTTCATAATCTATTTGTTCATTGGTGAGTTTGCAGTATTtcattttggagaaaaaaatgacattatgcTAGATAGTGAAAGGGACGCCGATAAAATCACCAACATTCTATAAAGGTAACAAAGGTAATAATGTTATAGTCGTTGTTGTACAGGTGATATGTATGGCTTTCCAACGACGACATCGAGATAGGAGACAGTAATTTAGAGTTAGCGACGCCACCTTGTCATGTAATACATTTTCCTTAGGTACTTCATCAGACAAATTTacctacattatttattttgcaatcGTATCATCATTGTGAACTGGATTACAGCATTACAATGGTAATTACAGAAGACACTCATTCATGTGCACTAGTGTATTCTGCAAAAGTTATTAATTTTACGATTACATCTCAAGAAAGCTTTATATAAATAAAGCTTTCTTGAGACGTAATAAAATAAAGCTTTCTTGAGACGTAATCGTAAAAGTAATAACTTTTGCAGAATACACCAGTGCATATGTATATATAGTTCTTTTTTCATTGGTCTAAACGCAGTCGTCACGTGATAAAAAGTTGTACAGACTCGtaggcggagccaaaaacacgtaTTTATCCCCAACTGTGACATCATAACACTTTGACCTCAAAACAGTGTGACGCAATGTACTGTAATAACCAATAGCTGCAGATTTACATTTGATTTCAATGTATTCAATTATCTTCAAGATTTTAgatttaataattaaataattgttccttttagatttttttgttggatttaacgtcgcaccgacacatgataggtcatatgacgagtttccagctttaattgtggaggaagaccccaggtgcccctcagtgcattatttcatcacgagcgggcacctgggtagaaccaccgaccttccgtaagccagttggatggcttcctaacatgaagaattcaacgccccgagtgaggctcgaacccacatcgatgaggggcaagtgatcaaTATTAAGTCATTATCGACCTGAGAAAAAAAGTGGCATTGGcctcatttaaaggcatttgGATTGATAAATGAAGGCttcaaacatttttgaataatCCTCATGAAATGCATTGgttgtataaaatttaaaactacGGTTGCAAGTAAATACTTCAAGATTTTCTCAAgtgaaaatttgaaactgaaacgATTGTGTTTctgttatatataaataaattatgtttcattaaaaacaggTTTTCTcagaatttattttatgttattttcgcAGTAAGCAGTGATTGCTCGCTTGCTGAAGTAAATACAATATTGAGGTACAGAGTTTCAATATAAACAAATGcgtatataatgtttaaaatattgtggAAGAATTCATTTTTCtagcaatttaattttaattttattaattatattgtcatttgtatattgtatttaACATGCCCAGATAGTTGAAAATACATACTTTTGGTGAGTACTTTTGAATTTTTCAGGCAAGTCATTTACATGGGACCTTTATTTCGATCGCCGGGAAAATTTGTCATGTGAACCATTCAAAAGACTAATCGAAGCGTATCTTTATGTACAACAAAAAGTTGTAATTTTGGATAGGACAATCCAAACGGCAACTCTTTGGTCGGTTTAGTGGCACATGTTGCAAACATTTCTTCGCAGTCTTTAGTCGTTTAAGATACATGTCCCAAACAGTTCCTCGCACGCTTTATCAGTTTACATACAGCGGTTCATTCTTTAGTCATTTACATCCGATAGTCACTGTCGAAACTTGTGTGCAGttgaatatttttatcttttaaaacatcATTGTTGCATACGTTATAGGAACTCAATTTGTTATGAGGTTCTATCTATCTAACATGTTTCCATCAGCACCAAgtatttgaaaactaaaaatgCGCACAACATACTTGACATGTACATGAATTGTGATActaattttcaaattaatataACGCCGTTATATGTACAGTGACAGAGAGTTATAAAAAAACGATATATAGATAAAACGACTGAATTTTCGAAAACTCTCAAGCAAAGAATAGTGTATTAAAAGCAGCAAAAACCCGTTGGATATAGTGAGTTACATGGTCTGTTTGTAAATCGTTAAAGCCCCCTGTAATTGCATGTCAGAGATATTTTAGTATATTGTAACCTTTATAAAAGAAGGTtgtttgcgttttttttttcacaggtgAACCCTTTGTTGATTTTCGAGGACAAGCATGCCCTTGATAACCACCTCTTACAAATCAGGAGGCATCTTTAGGTATGACTATGAATTTCTGTGCTCCCAATTCCTGGCTAACATGGAAATGTGAAGAACAACATAAGCAATCTActactgaaattattttacagtaaatatattttcaaagagCGTAATAAAACGCATTTCAGACAGGCATCAAGATTCATTATTGAAGACGTTTTCGGGCTCGTCCATTATACTAACTGGGGACcacacgccgcttttcatggaattgcactgtATTGTACCATTGGATGACCACCGCTATATGGACACATCTGTGGATATCgctaaattgtattttgttacttttaacatGTGCAGATGCTGAGTGCTGCTCGtcctggggctagagggcattGGGGGTAGCATTCAGTTCCATTACCGTCAATaaacaggctcagtcaaatcgAACCTGCAATATTTACACTTCTGTTGTTTTGGGCGACCTGTAGGTTTCAACCTTTTCTATTTTATGATACATTAATATAAGAAACCAGGGGGTGGATTCGTATTGTACAtcaacaatgaaaatattattcaGTGTATCAGTATTCACTGTCTGATTGATGCACAGCTGAGGATTCTAATTAATTTGAAGCAGTGTTGCAGTAGGTGTGTGCCATCTGTAACTACTGTgattattaataacatttaattcGTTAGATAACACTCGGATCCCAACCCTCTGGCCGACAGTTACCATTTCCAAACTAACAGCTGAGTGACAACCGCTGTTAGATACACCACGAAACACTATAGGTGACGTGTTCGCGTCGTCGACCATGATATCAATATACAAGTTTTTGCCAATGTACacacaaaatataacattaaacATATATGTTCCATTAACAGGTGCAACGAATATACCACTGTCAGTGTCATATGCATCTTCCAAGTTTATTATTGctgtagaaaaaaataatgtaagcTCCGTTGGAAACACTGATATCAGTATTAATACGTGCCTTAAACGCGACCTTCGGTATAGTCgatgattctgaaaaaaaaaagaatactcAGGTTAAACTCAAACTACAGCGAAATCTATATTTGACAACTTTATATTAAATGGTCAAATTTTAAAGCTGCTTGCTTGGATGAatatt is a window from the Mercenaria mercenaria strain notata chromosome 7, MADL_Memer_1, whole genome shotgun sequence genome containing:
- the LOC128558819 gene encoding uncharacterized protein LOC128558819; this translates as MISYVVLCAMFLTVIAEEPHCSKYDFEEKILEKLVRMEYQMERMKIEGLERVKSMAKSKTEVATALETLDQSVAEIKSKLEEKSAAFEQKMTDTVGKMLKRVEDVAEASTIPKIAFKARLNSDMSVTKGVYIVFPTTALNEGDAYDPRSGIFTAPINGTYMFNVIFCLSSGKNLYIDIMVDDTKTAPVIFRNSANNACHSAVTVEVLTTGQRVGIQVLYTQSGNVIDQDSGRWNTFSGTLLHTN